The Streptococcus respiraculi sequence GGGGCACCTTTGCCAATATCCGTATCAAAAATGAACTGGCAAACGGAAGAGTAGGTGGGTTTACTTCCTACAAAGGGGAGATTGTCCCGATTTATGATGCAGCCATGGCCTATCAGGCAGCAAATATCGGAACCTTGATTATCGCTGGAAAAGATTATGGTATGGGTTCAAGCCGTGACTGGGCTGCAAAAGGTTCTGCACTGCTCGGTGTTAAGGCAGTCTTGGCTGAGAGTTTTGAACGCATCCACCGCTCCAACCTCGTCATGATGGGCATTGCACCGCTTCAATTTTTAGAAGGGCAGACAGCAGACACTCTTGGTTTAACCGGCTTGGAACGCTATGATATTCACCTTCCTGAAGCGCCCACTATTCAAGAAATGGTGGACATTGTCGCACATGGAGAGCAAGGAGACATCGCTTTTCAAGCCTTGTTACGCTTTGATGCCGCCGCAGATATTCGTTACTACCAAAACGGCGGTATTCTCCCCATGGTCGTCCGCAAGAAACTGGCTGCATCTCAACCCTAGATAGAAAGGAAAGCCTATGGTAGAAGAAAATGGATTAAAGGATTTAATTGCTTGTCATACCCGTATCAGCTCGATTGTCGATGATCATCTAGCCTATGCAGGCTATGATATCGCAGAATTGATGAACAATCAGGCTACATTTGAAGAGACCATTTTTCTCCTTTGGAACTTGCGACTGCCGACTGCAAGCGAATACCAGAACTTCACAGACGAATTGCGGGCCAACTATGACATCAGCGATGCCGTCGAACAATGTATCCTCATTCAATCGCGCAAGCACCTCCACCCCATGAGTGTCCTACGCTCCACCGTTAGCCTCTTAGGTGTCTACAATGTCAATGCAGAAGAACAGTCGTTTGAGGCCACCTACGAGCAGTCGATTCAGTTAATGGCAAAGATTCCTACGATTATTGCGACCTTTGCTCGCTTGCGAAATGGGCAGACACCAATTGCGCCGCGCAAGGATTTGGGCTTTGCAGAAAATTTCCTCTATATGCTGACAGGAAAAGCACCTTCTGCACTTGAAATCGAAGCCCTTAACAAGGCCTTGATTTTACATGCTGATCACGAACTCAATGCTTCTACCTTTGCAGCCCGTGTCTGTGCTTCAACCCTGTCTGATATTTATTCCTGCGTTACGACCGCTATCGGTACCTTGAAAGGACCGCTCCACGGCGGAGCCAATGAACGCGTCTTTGATATGTTGCAGGAAATCCGCGCCTGTGGCGACACCAAAGCCTATCTCCAACAAAAATTAGATTCGCAGGAGAAAATCATGGGCTTTGGCCACCGCGTCTACAAACGACAAGACCCAAGAGAAAGCTACCTCCGCCAAATGGCCAAGGAATTGACCCAAGGAAGCGAACATGAAATTTGGTACCAGCTCTCTCGGGAAATCGAAGACTACATGAAACACACCAAGGGCTTGATTCCAAATGTCGATTTCTACTCGGCAACAGTCTACCATGTCCTTGGTATTGATAGCTCCATTTTTACACTGATTTTTGCCATGAGTCGGGTGGCCGGCTGGATTGCCCATATTCAGGAACAACAGCGGTTTAACAAACTGATGCGTCCTCGTTCCCGCTACCTCGGACCTGAAAAACTGACCTATGTCCCCCTAGAAAGGAGAAACCATGCCTAATACGATTTCCCTCAAAAATGGCAAGCTCGTCGTACCTGACCACCCTATTATCCCTTATATCGAGGGTGACGGAGTGGGACAAGACATCTGGCGACAAGCACAAGCTATCTTTGACCGTGCAGTGGAAGTAAGCTACCAAGGTCGCCGAAAAGTAAAATGGCGCGAAGTTTTGGCTGGTAAAAAAGCCTATGATACAACAGGACAGTGGCTACCAGAAGAAACCATGACCCGCATTAACGACCACTTGGTGGCGATCAAAGGACCGCTTGAAACACCTATCGGCGGTGGCATCCGTTCACTCAACGTTGCTCTCAGACAGGAGTTGGACCTCTATGCCTGCCTGCGACCGATTCGCTACTTTAAGGGAATCGATAGCCCCCTCAAAGCCCCTGAAAAGACCAATATCACCGTCTTTAGGGAAAATACCGAGGACATCTATGCAGGGATTGAATGGGAGGCAGGAACAATAGAAGCCAAACAGGTCATTGACTTCCTCCAGTCTGACATGCAGGTACAGAAGATTCGCTTTCCAGCAACCAGCAGCATCGGTATCAAGCCGATTTCAATCGAAGGAAGTGAACGGATTGTGCGTGCTGCAATCGACTATGCCCTTGCAAATAAGCTATCTCAGGTGACTCTCGTCCACAAGGGAAATATCCAGAAATTCACCGAAGGAGGCTTTCGCAAATGGGGCTACGAACTAGCCCAGCGCGAATATAGGGCATACTTAGAAAGTGGGCAACTGCAAATCAACGACATCATCGCAGATAATTTCTTCCAGCAAGCCCTGCTTCATCCTGAAACATTTGACGTGGTTGTCTTTACCAACCTTAATGGAGATTATGCAAGCGACGCCCTAGCCGCTCAAGTGGGCGGCATCGGAATTTCACCTGGTGCCAACATCAACTACCAGACGGGACACGCCATTTTTGAAGCTACTCATGGTACCGCACCAGATATTGCAGGGCAAGACAAGGCAAACCCCTGCTCCCTCCTTCTTTCTGGCGCTATGCTCTTTGCCTATATCGGCTGGCAGGAGGTGACCGACCGTATTCAAGGAGCGATTGAAAAGGCCCTAGAAAACCACGAAATGACTGCTGACCTAGCACAAGCGTCTAAGGTAAAAGCCCTCAGCACCAGCCAGTTTGCTGAGCATCTGGTGGCCTATCTCTAACAATGCCTGCCCAGCCTTCATGTCTGACGGATTAAAGTCTTTTTCCTATCCATACCCACATGCCCCTTGCGGGCATTTTTATACAATTTTCCAAAAAGTCTTGACAGTGACGCTACGTCAACTTGTATAATAGGCTTATCTTGCAAGATACATACCACACGAGGAACTAACTATGACTTATTCGATTCGCCAATTGGCAGAATTTTCAGGTGTCAGCACCCGTACACTGCGCTATTATGAAGAGATTGGCCTGCTACTATCTTCTCACAAGAACGACAGTGGCTACCGCTTTTACGGAGATGCAGAAGTTGACATCCTCCAGCAAATTCTTTTTTACAAGGAACGGGGCTTTGAACTTAAGCAAATCAAGACCTTTCTAACCCAAGAAAACTTTGACATCTTGAAGAGCTTAGAAGAGCATTTGGCAGATCTGCATGCAAAAAAACAAGGAATCGAAGCCATGATTGACAGCCTCGAACGCACGATTCAAGCACAGAGAGGAAAAACAACGATGACAACCCACGAAAAATTTCAAGCATTTAAAGACAAACAAATCCAAGAAAATGAAGCAAAATATGGAACTGAACTCCGCAAACGATATGGAGAAGAGACAATAAAAGAAGCCAACCAACGCTTTGCCAAGATGAGCGAAGAAACCTACCAACGCCAGCAAAAATTAGACCAAGAGATTAAAAGCTTGCTCAGTCAGGCTATTGCTGAAAACTGGAAACCAGAAGACGAGGCAAGCCAGCAAATCGTCCAACTCCACAAGGAATGGCTGAAAATCGCAGATAAAAATTACTCTGCTGAAAAGCACATCGGCATCGCTCAACTCTATACAGCTGATGAGCGCTTTACTGCCTACTACGATGCAGAAAGAGAAGGCTGCGCTGCCTTTCTCACAGCCAGCATCAACCACTGGGTAGCTGCTTTGTTGTAAGAACGAAGAGTTTGGGGCAAAGGTCTGATTAAAAAAGTAAAAAACGAACAAAGGAAGAGTTAAACTTTTAAAACTCTCTCTTTGTTCGCTTTTTATATATTTGAGTAAAAGAGACTATATAAAATTATAGAATTTCTAACGTGAAAATCTTTTTGTCCCAAGCCCCTGATTTTAAAAATTACGTTTTGAACTGTTATAGCCATAGCGCTCGACAAAGTCTTCACGGAACTCCAAAAGATTGTCATCCATAATGGCTTGGCGGACATTACGCATCAGTTTCAGCAAGAAGTACAGATTGTGGTAGCTAGTCAAGCGGATACCAAAGGTCTCATCAGCTTTTAGAAGATGACGGAGATAAGCCCGTGTATAGTTACGACAAGTGTAGCAATCACAATCATGATCAAGCGGTGTAAAGTCTTCAGCAAACTGGGCATTTTTTACCACCAAACGCCCCTCACTGGTCATACAGGTCCCGTTTCTTGCAATCCGCGTCGGCAAGACGCAGTCAAACATATCCACCCCGCGAATCACCCCGTCGATCAAGCTATCAGGCGCTCCCACTCCCATGAGGTAACGCGGCTTGTTTTCTGGCAGGAGCGGTGTTGTGAAGTCAAGAACGGCATTCATCTCTTCATGCGACTCCCCAACTGCTAGACCCCCGATAGAATAACCTGGGAAGTCCATGCTGACCAGGTCACGCGCTGACTGGCGACGTAAATCCTCAAAACCAGCCCCCTGCACAATACCAAACAAGCCTTGATCATGCGGACGGCGGTGAGCTTTCAAGCCACGTTCCGCCCAACGACTGGTGCGTTCAATTGATTTTTTAACATAGTCATAAGGCTGGTAGAACTGCGGACACTCATCAAAGCTCATCATAATATCACTACCTAGATTGTTCTGAATCGAAATCGCCTTTTCAGGTGATAGGAACATCTTTGAGCCATTAAGGTGATTTTTAAAGGTTACACCCTCTTCGGTGATGTTTCTGCTATCTGCTAAGGAATAAACTTGGAAACCGCCGCTATCTGTCAAAATCGCCTGATCCCAGTTCATGAATTTATGCAAACCACCTGCACGGGCAATCAGCTCATCTCCCGGACGAAGCCAGAGGTGATAAGTGTTGGACAAGATAATCCCAGAGCCCATTTCTTTCAATTCTTCAGGTGACTGAGTTTTAACCGTTGCCTGCGTTCCAACCGGCATAAACATAGGCGTTGGAAAAGTACCATGCGGCGTAATAATCTCGCCCAAACGTGCACCCGTGTGCTTTTCTTTTTTTATCAATCGATATTGAATCGGTGATGTCATCTTCTACCTCCCACTAGGAAAAACAGTCCTAGGTTTATTTGTCTTGACGAAAGGATTTCTCTTATAGCCAGTTCGTCCCTCTTCTTATCTAGTACGAATAAAAACTGAAAGACGATTATGCTCAATAAAATAAAGCATTTCTGCGAAAAGAAATCGTGCAAGCCTCTCTAGTCTATCAAAAAAAGACTGGCTTGTCACCTCATATTATGCTACACTATAGAAAGGAGGTTTTTATGTTTTCAATTCAACAACTTCGTGCTAAAGCACGCCAAAAACTTGCAGAAACACCAGGGGCTTATCTGATTGCCCTCATTCCCGTTATTATCGGTGTCGTGATTCAAACGATGAATTACGCACAATCAAATAACCTGGCACTTCAACTATTGAACAACCCTACCCCTGATACATCTTATCTTATCAACTCAACAGCCTTTCCGCTCGTCTATGGAATCTTGTCTGATTTAATGGGCTTATCTATCTCGTTTGCCCTCTTTCAAGCCATTTACCACTACCGTGAAAATGTCAGCTTCAAAGACGCCTTTAGCCTGTTTAACCACGGCCGTTTCGGCAGTATCTTTGCTACCTATCTCTTAAAAGAGTTCTTCCTCTTCCTTTGGGCCTTGCTTGCCATTGTCGGATTTTCCATCATGTTGGGTGGTGGTATGATGAGTGCTGTAGCAACTCTTTTGAATCAAGCAACCGAAGATATTATGGTCATAGCAGGTGTCATGATTCTTGTCGGACTCCTCCTTGGAATCGCAGGAATCGCGCTCTTACTTCCACAATACTTTGCCTACTTCCTCGTAGAGCCTCTTTTGTTTGAACAGCTAGCAAATGATACCTACACTGGACCATTTGCGGTCATTAAAGAAAGCCGCCGCTTAATGAAAGGTTATAAAATGAAAGGCTTTGTCCTTGATTTATCTTTCATCGGTTGGCATATTTTAACCATGATTAGTTTCGGCATTGTCGGAATTTATGTCATTCCTTACTACCGTGCTAGCCACATCTACTTCTATCAAGCCGTTCTTGAAGACCGAGCTATGAGAGAAAAGTTCTTCCAAGGTATGATGCAGTCATAATAGAAGAAAACGTATGAAAAAATTTTTTCATGCGTTTTTGTGTTATATAATTGCTCACCCTACTAGTCAATCATGTTTGATTTCAAATACACATCGACCATTTTCTCTGTTGCTTGAATGGAGTCGATATGAGTGCGCTCGTAGGAATGACTGGATTCGATTCCTGCTCCGAGTAGAGCGTGCTTCACATCTGCTCCTGCGTGCATGGCAGCTGAAGCGTCAGAGCCATAGTAGGGATAGATGTCTAACTTGTAGGGAATGGCATGCTCTTTTGCAAGGGCAACTAGATGCTGGCGCAATTCATAGTGGTAAGGGCCTGAGGCATCTTTGACACAGATTGACACCGTGTATTCATCGGTCTGCTGGTCATCTCCCATTGCTCCCATGTCCACCGCCAAGTATTCCACTACCTGTTCAGGCAAGCTGGAATTAGCACCGTAGCCGATTTCTTCGTTATTTGAAAAATAAAAATGTGTCGTATACGGCAGGACAATTCCTTCTTCCTTATAAACCTTGAGCAGATTAATCAAAATAGCTGCGGATACCTTATCATCCAAATGGCGGCTCTTGACAAAACCACTTTCGGTGATAACGGTCCGTGGGTCAAAGGAAATAAAATCGCCCACTTCAATCCCCAAGGCACGTGTTTCGTCGGCAGAAGTCACCTTTTCATCGAGGCGAATTTCCATGTTGGTCTGATTGCGCTCTGCTGTTTTGGCATCGGCATAGACATGGACAGACGTCTGGTGCATGAGAATCGTTCCTGTATAGGTCTTGCCATTTTTAGCGACATGAACCAGGCAGTTCTCTCCTTCAATCGAAGGATAGCCAAAACCACCGATGAGATCCATCTTCAAGCGACCGTCTGGCTTGATCGCCCGCACCATAGCTCCCAATGTATCCAAATGCGCTGTCACGACCCGATGTTTGCTCTCATCTGCTCCTACTACACTCACCATGATACCACCCTTAGCTGTTTTTAGTGTTTGGTAGCCAAAACCTGCAAGCTCAGACTGGATATAGTCCATAATCGCTTTTGTATAGCCCGTTGGTGACGGGGTGTTGGTCAACTTCACAAGATAATCAATTGTATTCATTTACTGCTCCTTTACTTTCTATCTTGTTTCCTTCCTTTATTATACCACGTTTGTCAGCTTTTTCTGTTATAATGAAAGCATGAAAACCTACGAAAAAATTTATATGATTCTCTTGAATGCAAGAGACTATGTTAGCGGGGAAGAATTGGCTCAAATATTAGGGATTTCAAGAACCTCTGTCTGGAAAGGTATCCAGCAGTTAGAAAAACAGGGACTTGTCATCAAAGCTGGAGCCAACCGTGGCTATCGCCTTGAACAAGGTGATTTGTTGCTGCCTAAGGACATCGAAGATAGCCTTCAAATCCCTGTTCATCTAACCAAAAATAGCACTTCGACCCAACTAGATGCCAAGCATGGAATCGAGCGCGGAGATTTGAGCCCAGCCCTTTATCTGGCAAATAGTCAAAGGCAAGCCCAGGGTCGATTTGGCAGAGCCTTTTTTGCGGCTGAAACAGGCGGTATTTACATGACCTTGCGTTTAAGACCTAAAGCCAGCTTTCAAGACTTGAAGCCCTATACTCTCCTTGTTGCGGCAGCCATTGTCAAAGCAATTGACCAGCTTACTGGTATTGCTGTCGAGATCAAATGGGTTAACGACATTTACCTCCATGGTAAGAAAATCGCAGGCATTTTAACGGAGGCTGTTTCTTCTATTGAAGCCCAAGTTGTGACGGACATGATGATTGGGGTAGGCTTGAACTTTCATCTACTTGATTTTCCGTCAGAGCTATCCGAAACCGCAAGCAGTCTCTTTGTGGAGAGTCCTCCTATCACGCGCAACCAGTTGATTACCGAAATCTGGCGTATCTTTTTTACAACCAGCGAGGAAGAATTGTTGGCTTTATATAAAGAAAAATCACTCGTCCTAGGAAAACAAGTGACCTTTTCACAACAACATCAGCACTATTGCGGAGTAGCTTACGCTATTACTGATAGTGGAGCCTTACAAGTCAAACTAGAAGACGGCTCGCTAAAAACCCTCTCAAGTGGGGAAATCAGTCTTTCTTCTTGGTAAGATTTTCAAAGACACGAATCACCTTGCTCACCCGATAGCTAAACCGGAGATTCCGTACGACAAAAAATCCATAAATGGTCGCCCAAAAATATTCACGTGCAAAAAGCGCCTCATTCATCCAGTAGGTCGCAAGGGCTGTGGTAATAGCAAGAAAGATAAATTGTGTTACTCTCATATTTCTAGTATATCAAAAAATCAGCTCCAAGGCTGATTTTTTGTGCCGTTGCTATGAAACCTCACTATTCAACAACTGAGATAAGACGAACTTTTAAAATATTGGAACGAACGGCCAATTCTTCAATAATCTCTACTAGCGAAACATCTTTAGGCAGTTGCAAGGTGAAGATATTACGATAAATCTTCCGTCCTTCTATATTTTGAACATCAAAGAGTACATTGGTCAACTCAATATGGTGTTCTGCAAAGAATTCTGTTAAAAATTCTTTTGTCTCTTGACGATGAATAAAGTGAATTTCTAAGCGTTTAATTTCTGGAGTAGGAATAATGTAGCTGACCAACATTAAGGAAAAGATAACCGCCAAAAAGGCTAGTAGAGCGATACTATAATAGCCCATCCCTAAAGCAATTCCAATACCCGCAACTGTCCAAAGTGAAGCTGCTGTTGTCAAACCGGCTACTCTATGCTTTGTCACTACAATTGTTCCCGCTCCTAAAAAACCAATTCCACTTACAATAGGCGCGAGAAGCCGTACCTGATCGACTTCAATCATTGGCTGGCTCTGCAACTTCTCGTAAAAGACTGCACTCTGAATCAAGGCAATCGTTGTCGCTCCAATGCACACTAACAGGTGAGTTCGAAGACCAGCTGGACGACTCTTACGCTGTCGATCATAGCCAATCAAGCCTGAACATAAAATCGCTAATACTAATCGAATGAATATATCTTGTATGGTCATAGGTTTTTCCTCAGGCTTTCGCCAATCATGAACACATTATCCTTATCCTTTTGCACAATACACATTCTGCCAAAGGGAAGGACTTACCTCAATCCTCCACAATCGTGACCGCATCTGCTAAGAATTGGAAGGCTTCTGGAACTAGGGATTCTTCTTCTGTTGCTTCTGGTACAGCTTCTTTCTGCCCTTTTGCCTTCGCTGAAAATTCTGCTCGAATAGCTAGCCAATCTTCGTGTGCAATGGCTAAAATATGAGGTGAAAAACCTGCCGCCTTACTGAGAATATTGCCAAACATGGCATCTAGGTTTTCCCGTTTCATGGTTTGTTCGGCATTAAAGGCTGATTCAAAGGCAAGAATGGCATGGTGTTCATTGGCCGCAACGGGCTGAGAGCCGACCAACAAGGCCTTGTCTGCCCCTGATAGACTTTCGATAATTTCTCCCCAAGCGTTTTGCAGGCGGGTTAAATTCTCCCGTGCTAGACTTGGATTTTCCATGGCTTCTTGTAAAATAGTTTGAACTCTATTGGTATCTGGACGGTATTTTTTATTGGCTTGCGGTTTGCGTGAAACTGGCTTGACCTCTAATGGTTGTTTACCTAGGCTTGCCAATTGTTGTTGCAGGGATTGAACCTGAGCTCGAAGGGCTTGAAGCTGTTCTTTCAGATTTTCTGGAATAACTGCTTGACCTTGCTTGAACTCTTGGCGCTTATCTTCTGCCAAGCGAATGGTCATCATTTCTGCATAAATCTTCGGCTGAGGACTAGTCTTGATATCTGATAGCGCGCGCGTGACTGTCTCAATCATGGCAAAAATCCGTTCCTGATCCATTTGGAGATTGTCTGCAAAAACCGTGCTGGTATGAGGATTTTCCCCGCCTGTCTGCACAATCAGCAAGTCGCGCAAATAATAGAGAACATCTGTCGTAAAGCGGATCATGCTCTTTCCATTATCAAAAATGGTCTGTAAATGCTGTAAGGCTGTCGGAGCATCCTTTTCACGGAGGCTTTCCATATAGGCGCCGAGGGCCTTGAGACCAATGGAACCTGTAATCTCTTCTGCCACCTCAAGGGTCAAATCGTGGTCTGCACTGAGGCTGAGAGCCTGATCCAAGATAGACAAGGCATCCCGCATGCCACCTTCAGCACGGCGGGCAATCATGGCAAGTGCTTGCTCATCAAAGCCGATTTCTTCTTGACTGAGGATATTGGCCAAGTGGCGCGTGATATCTCCTACCTTAATCGACTTAAACTCAAAGCGTTGTACCCGTGACAAGATAGTCGCTGGAATCTTATGGAGTTCTGTCGTCGCAAGAATAAAGACCACATTTTCGGTCGGCTCTTCCAAGGTTTTCAAGAGGGCGTTAAATGCCCCTGTTGAGAGCATGTGAACCTCATCAATAATGTAGACCTTGTAGCGGGCAAGGCTTGGGGCATAGGTTGATTTATCACGAATATCACGGATTTCGTCGACCCCATTATTTGAAGCTGCATCAATCTCAATCACATCTTCCAAACTGCCTTCCGTAACAGCTTTACAGATGTAACAGTCATTACAAGGTTCGCCGCCTACTTGATTGGGGCAGTTCATGGCCTTGGCAAAGATTTTTGCAGCGGATGTTTTCCCTGTTCCCCGAGGACCAGAAAAGAGATAGGCATGGCTGATTTTTTCTTGTTCAATGGCCTGCTTGAGGGTGGTTGCGACCACTTCTTGCCCGACCATTTCGCCAAAGGTTTGGCTACGGTATTTCCGATAAAGGGCTTGATACATTAGTTTCTCTCTCCAAACATGGCAAAATTCCAATCCGTCCCCTCAACCAACAAGGCAACGAAGCGTTCCAGATATTTTTGATCAATAGCATCGTAATCCGCCACCAAGCGAGAATCAAGGTCAAGAACTCCCAATAGTTGCCCATTTTTTATCATGGGAACGACAATCTCGGACAGGGCAGCCGCATCGCAAGAAATATAGTTGGCATGGGTCCGCACATCGTCTACGATGATGGTTCTTCTTTCTTGGGCAGACTGTCCGCAGACACCCTTTCCAAGTGCGATATGAACACAGGAAACGCCACCTTGAAAAGGCCCTAAAATCAATTCTGTCCCGTCAAAGAGATAATAGCCTGTAAAGACAGAATGAGGAAGAGCCTGATTCAGGAGAGCTGCGCTGTTGGACAGGTTAGCTAAAGCATTACGTTCGCCGTCAAGAAGCCCTGCTAATTGGGCTAAGAGTAATTCATAGGTTGATTTTTTTTCTTGTTCTAACATAGTTCATATTATAGCATAAAAGTGGGCAAAAAGAGGGAACGAGCCTTTCTTTTCGTGCGAAATTCTCTCTCCCTCTCTGTCTGCCTTATTCTTTTTCATCATTTCGCCAATAGGCTGGGCGATTACGCTCATAGGCTGCAATCAAATCCTCATATTGAAGAGTAATACCGATATCATCTAAGCCATTTAAGAGCTTGTATTTCCACTCACTATCAATGTCAAAGTGAAACTCTCCCACTGGTGAGATGATGAGTTGTTTTTCTAGATCAACGGTGATTTCATCCTCTGGGCTCAGCTCTGCCAATTTCTCACGGACACTTCTTGGCTGAACAATGGGCAACATGCCGTTGTTTAATTCGTTATTGTAGTGAATGTCCCCAAAAGACCCAGCAATGACGACCTTAAAGCCATAATCAGCTAGAGCCCAAGCAGCATGCTCCCGAGACGAGCCTGCTCCGAAATTGTCACCTGTCACTAAAATGGTGGCTTTACGGTACTCGTCCCTGTTAAAAACAAAATCAGGATTTTCTGTATAAGCATGGTCCAGATAACGCCAAGCATACATGAGATACTTGCCAAAGCCTTTCTTGTCAATCAGCTTCAAAAACTGCTTGGGTAAAATCTGGTCAGTATCAATATTGTCATTCATGAGAGGAACTGTTGTCCCTGTATA is a genomic window containing:
- a CDS encoding citrate synthase produces the protein MVEENGLKDLIACHTRISSIVDDHLAYAGYDIAELMNNQATFEETIFLLWNLRLPTASEYQNFTDELRANYDISDAVEQCILIQSRKHLHPMSVLRSTVSLLGVYNVNAEEQSFEATYEQSIQLMAKIPTIIATFARLRNGQTPIAPRKDLGFAENFLYMLTGKAPSALEIEALNKALILHADHELNASTFAARVCASTLSDIYSCVTTAIGTLKGPLHGGANERVFDMLQEIRACGDTKAYLQQKLDSQEKIMGFGHRVYKRQDPRESYLRQMAKELTQGSEHEIWYQLSREIEDYMKHTKGLIPNVDFYSATVYHVLGIDSSIFTLIFAMSRVAGWIAHIQEQQRFNKLMRPRSRYLGPEKLTYVPLERRNHA
- the icd gene encoding NADP-dependent isocitrate dehydrogenase, which encodes MPNTISLKNGKLVVPDHPIIPYIEGDGVGQDIWRQAQAIFDRAVEVSYQGRRKVKWREVLAGKKAYDTTGQWLPEETMTRINDHLVAIKGPLETPIGGGIRSLNVALRQELDLYACLRPIRYFKGIDSPLKAPEKTNITVFRENTEDIYAGIEWEAGTIEAKQVIDFLQSDMQVQKIRFPATSSIGIKPISIEGSERIVRAAIDYALANKLSQVTLVHKGNIQKFTEGGFRKWGYELAQREYRAYLESGQLQINDIIADNFFQQALLHPETFDVVVFTNLNGDYASDALAAQVGGIGISPGANINYQTGHAIFEATHGTAPDIAGQDKANPCSLLLSGAMLFAYIGWQEVTDRIQGAIEKALENHEMTADLAQASKVKALSTSQFAEHLVAYL
- a CDS encoding MerR family transcriptional regulator, with translation MTYSIRQLAEFSGVSTRTLRYYEEIGLLLSSHKNDSGYRFYGDAEVDILQQILFYKERGFELKQIKTFLTQENFDILKSLEEHLADLHAKKQGIEAMIDSLERTIQAQRGKTTMTTHEKFQAFKDKQIQENEAKYGTELRKRYGEETIKEANQRFAKMSEETYQRQQKLDQEIKSLLSQAIAENWKPEDEASQQIVQLHKEWLKIADKNYSAEKHIGIAQLYTADERFTAYYDAEREGCAAFLTASINHWVAALL
- the tgt gene encoding tRNA guanosine(34) transglycosylase Tgt; its protein translation is MTSPIQYRLIKKEKHTGARLGEIITPHGTFPTPMFMPVGTQATVKTQSPEELKEMGSGIILSNTYHLWLRPGDELIARAGGLHKFMNWDQAILTDSGGFQVYSLADSRNITEEGVTFKNHLNGSKMFLSPEKAISIQNNLGSDIMMSFDECPQFYQPYDYVKKSIERTSRWAERGLKAHRRPHDQGLFGIVQGAGFEDLRRQSARDLVSMDFPGYSIGGLAVGESHEEMNAVLDFTTPLLPENKPRYLMGVGAPDSLIDGVIRGVDMFDCVLPTRIARNGTCMTSEGRLVVKNAQFAEDFTPLDHDCDCYTCRNYTRAYLRHLLKADETFGIRLTSYHNLYFLLKLMRNVRQAIMDDNLLEFREDFVERYGYNSSKRNF
- a CDS encoding DUF975 family protein, whose product is MFSIQQLRAKARQKLAETPGAYLIALIPVIIGVVIQTMNYAQSNNLALQLLNNPTPDTSYLINSTAFPLVYGILSDLMGLSISFALFQAIYHYRENVSFKDAFSLFNHGRFGSIFATYLLKEFFLFLWALLAIVGFSIMLGGGMMSAVATLLNQATEDIMVIAGVMILVGLLLGIAGIALLLPQYFAYFLVEPLLFEQLANDTYTGPFAVIKESRRLMKGYKMKGFVLDLSFIGWHILTMISFGIVGIYVIPYYRASHIYFYQAVLEDRAMREKFFQGMMQS
- a CDS encoding M42 family metallopeptidase, which encodes MNTIDYLVKLTNTPSPTGYTKAIMDYIQSELAGFGYQTLKTAKGGIMVSVVGADESKHRVVTAHLDTLGAMVRAIKPDGRLKMDLIGGFGYPSIEGENCLVHVAKNGKTYTGTILMHQTSVHVYADAKTAERNQTNMEIRLDEKVTSADETRALGIEVGDFISFDPRTVITESGFVKSRHLDDKVSAAILINLLKVYKEEGIVLPYTTHFYFSNNEEIGYGANSSLPEQVVEYLAVDMGAMGDDQQTDEYTVSICVKDASGPYHYELRQHLVALAKEHAIPYKLDIYPYYGSDASAAMHAGADVKHALLGAGIESSHSYERTHIDSIQATEKMVDVYLKSNMID
- the birA gene encoding bifunctional biotin--[acetyl-CoA-carboxylase] ligase/biotin operon repressor BirA, encoding MKTYEKIYMILLNARDYVSGEELAQILGISRTSVWKGIQQLEKQGLVIKAGANRGYRLEQGDLLLPKDIEDSLQIPVHLTKNSTSTQLDAKHGIERGDLSPALYLANSQRQAQGRFGRAFFAAETGGIYMTLRLRPKASFQDLKPYTLLVAAAIVKAIDQLTGIAVEIKWVNDIYLHGKKIAGILTEAVSSIEAQVVTDMMIGVGLNFHLLDFPSELSETASSLFVESPPITRNQLITEIWRIFFTTSEEELLALYKEKSLVLGKQVTFSQQHQHYCGVAYAITDSGALQVKLEDGSLKTLSSGEISLSSW
- a CDS encoding DUF3272 family protein is translated as MRVTQFIFLAITTALATYWMNEALFAREYFWATIYGFFVVRNLRFSYRVSKVIRVFENLTKKKD
- a CDS encoding MgtC/SapB family protein; translation: MTIQDIFIRLVLAILCSGLIGYDRQRKSRPAGLRTHLLVCIGATTIALIQSAVFYEKLQSQPMIEVDQVRLLAPIVSGIGFLGAGTIVVTKHRVAGLTTAASLWTVAGIGIALGMGYYSIALLAFLAVIFSLMLVSYIIPTPEIKRLEIHFIHRQETKEFLTEFFAEHHIELTNVLFDVQNIEGRKIYRNIFTLQLPKDVSLVEIIEELAVRSNILKVRLISVVE
- the dnaX gene encoding DNA polymerase III subunit gamma/tau — protein: MYQALYRKYRSQTFGEMVGQEVVATTLKQAIEQEKISHAYLFSGPRGTGKTSAAKIFAKAMNCPNQVGGEPCNDCYICKAVTEGSLEDVIEIDAASNNGVDEIRDIRDKSTYAPSLARYKVYIIDEVHMLSTGAFNALLKTLEEPTENVVFILATTELHKIPATILSRVQRFEFKSIKVGDITRHLANILSQEEIGFDEQALAMIARRAEGGMRDALSILDQALSLSADHDLTLEVAEEITGSIGLKALGAYMESLREKDAPTALQHLQTIFDNGKSMIRFTTDVLYYLRDLLIVQTGGENPHTSTVFADNLQMDQERIFAMIETVTRALSDIKTSPQPKIYAEMMTIRLAEDKRQEFKQGQAVIPENLKEQLQALRAQVQSLQQQLASLGKQPLEVKPVSRKPQANKKYRPDTNRVQTILQEAMENPSLARENLTRLQNAWGEIIESLSGADKALLVGSQPVAANEHHAILAFESAFNAEQTMKRENLDAMFGNILSKAAGFSPHILAIAHEDWLAIRAEFSAKAKGQKEAVPEATEEESLVPEAFQFLADAVTIVED